The Polyangium spumosum region CATTTGAAGCGCGGCCTCGCGGCCCGTCGACCGAGCGCCCATGGTCCCGAAGCTTTCGACTAAAGCCCGGCGCCGTCGAGGGCCGAGGCGAGCGAGACCATCTCGATCGCGCTCACGGCGGCCTCCCAGCCCTTGTTACCGGCCTTCGTGCCGGCCCGCTCGACCGCCTGCTCGATCGTGTCGGTCGTCAGGACGCCAAACGTCACGGGCACGCCCGTCTGCAAGGAGACCTGCGCGATCCCCTTCGTCACCTCGGACGCCACGTACTCGAAGTGCGGCGTCGAGCCGCGGATCACCGCGCCGAGCGCCACGATCGCGCTCACGCGGCTCTTCTCCGCGAGCCTCCGGACCACGACGGGGATCTCCCACGCGCCCGGCACGCGCACGATCGTCACGTCGCCGTTCGAGCCTCCGTGCCGCGTGATCGCGTCGAGCGCGCCCTCGACCAGCCGGTCGACGATGAAGTGATTGAACCGGCTCACGACGAGGGCGAACTTCGCCCCCGCCGGGACGACCAGGTGGCCCTCGACCGTGCGCGGAGTGCCGCGCTCACCGTTGGTGCTCATAGGATCCTCAAGCCTCGCCCTGCATCGACACGAGCGGCACGCGCTCGACCACCTCGAGGCCGAACCCGTCGAGCCCCGCGATCTTCGTCTGGCTGTTCGTCAAGAGCCGCAGCTTCTGGCAGCCGAGGTCCGCGAGCACCTGCGCGCCGAGCCCGAACTCGCGCAGCGCTTGTTGCGGCGCGCGCGCGTCCGGCGACGCCGCGCGCCCCTTCGTATCGAGCTCGGCCGCGAGATCGAGCCGCGGCGGGATGTAGAGCACCACGCCCTCGCCGGCCTTCTCGATCAGCGAGATCGCCTCGCGCAGGTTCGATCCCCCCTCGAACGGCGTCGAGCTGAAGAGATCGGCCACGAGCGCGCCCGCGTGCACGCGGCAGAGCACGGGCTTCGAGCCGTCCACCGTGCCCTTCACGAGCGCGAGGAACTGCCGCGCCTCGCCGATGATCTCGTAGACCGCCGCCGTCCACGTCGTGCCCGTCAGATCGAGCCGCATCTGCCGCTCCGACACGCGCCGCACGAGCCGCTCCTTCTGCAGGCGGTACTGGATGAGGTCCGCGACCGACAGGATCACGAGCTCGTGCTGCGCCGCGAACTTCTCGAGGTCCGGCATGCGCGCCATCGTGCCGTCGTCGTTCATGATCTCGCAGATCACGCCCGCGGCCCGCTGCCCCGCGAGCCGCGCGATGTCCACCGAACCCTCGGTTTGTCCGGTCCGAACAAGCACGCCGCCGCGCCGCGCGCGCAGGGGGAACACGTGCCCCGGCGTGACGAGGTCCGAAGGCCGCGCGTCCGGCTGGATCGCGACCTGGATCGTCCGCGCCCGATCGGCCGCGCTGATGCCCGTGGTCACGCCCGTGCGCGCCTCGATGCTCACGGTGAACGCCGTCCCGAGCGGAGGACCGCCGCGCCCCGGCGCGCTCATCATCGGCAGCTCCAGCCTGTCGACCTGCTCCTCCTCGAGCGTGAGGCAGATGAGGCCGCGGCCGTGCTTGGCCATGAAGTTGATCGCCTCCGGCGTCACGCGCTCGGCGGCCATGCAGAGGTCGCCCTCGTTCTCGCGGTCCTCGTCGTCGACGAGGATGACCATCCGACCGTTGCGGATCTCGTCGAGCGCGCGGTTCACGCGGCTGAGGACGGCAGAATCGATCGTCAGTCGATGCGGCATGGTGACACCGCCCTTGTCTCCCGCGTGGGAAGGGTGAACGAGCTCGTCAAACGAATCCCCCCGATCGGAGCTTCGCGAGGAGGCGGCTGTCCCTGGATTCGTCGTGGTGGTGCTCATCGTTCTCCCTGGCCTCTCCTCCCCACCCCGGCGCCTCTTCCGACGAAGGCGTAGCGCGCGCTCCGCTCGCGATCGAAAGCTGCCGCGCGACGTAGCGCGCGAGCACATCGACTTCAAGATTCACGGCCTGCCCCGGCCGAAGATCGCCGAGGTTCGTCCGCCCGAGCGTGTGCGGCACGAGCATGACCTCGAACAGCACCCGTGACGAGCGCCCCTGCCCCTGATCCGTCACGCGGTTGATCGTCAGGCTGACGCCGTCGATCGCCACCGAGCCCTTGTCGGCCAGGTACGGCGCGAGCCCGCCTTCGGCCTCGACCACGACCCGCGTCGCGTCCCCGCTCGGCGCCCGCTCGCTCACGCGCCCGATGCCATCCACGTGTCCGAGCACCATGTGCCCGCCCATCCGCCCGCCGAGCTTCATCGCCCGCTCGAGGTGCACGCGCGCGCCGACGGAGAGCGCGCCGAGCGTCGTCCGCGCGAGCGTCTCCGAGGACATGTCACACTCGAACCCGCTCGGTCGGATCCGATCCACCGTCAGGCACGCGCCGTTCACGCTGATCGACTCGCCGAGCTCGAGCGGCCCGAGCGAGCACTCGATGAACGCGCGCGCGACGGGGCTGCCGGCCCTCTGCCGGAGGATCCCGATGGTCTCGACGAGGCCCGTGAACATCCTGTCGAGCGCTTACTCTTTGTTGGCCTGCGCGGCGAGCAGCCGATCGACGATCCGCTTCGACTCCTCGCTGAGCTCCGTGAACACGACGCCCATGCCGGGCGGATCGTCGTGCACGCGAACGACCTCGCCGACGCCCTCGATCGTCTCGATGTCGTCCATGATCACGGTGAAGCGCAGGTTGACCTGGGTGCCGACCTCGAGCGGGGTCTTCGAGCGGACGAACACGCCCGTGCGGGAGATGTTCGACACGTACTCGTTGATGAACGAGTCGTAGCTCTCGAACTCCTTGTTGATCGTGACGCGCTCGTCCTTGCGCGAGGCATGTTCAACAGGAGGACGGTCGCTCTCGTTCATGCGTCACCTCATCTGCCCAGCAGGTCGAACTGTTCGAGGTGGTATTCCTTGCGCGGGACGAGCTCGATCCGTCGCGTGAACAGCCGCTCGGCCTCTTGCACGGCGACGCGCTCGTCGTTCTTCAGGAGGTCGACGATCGCCGGGTGCGCGTTGACGATCACCACGTAGCCCGGCAGGTTCATGCGCTCGCGCCGGATCTGCCGCAAGATCTCGTACGCGATGCTCTGCTTCGACTGGAGCTGCCCGGTGCCGTCGCAGTAGAAGCAAGGCTCGAGCATGATGCGCCCGAGGCTCTCCCGCGTGCGCTTGCGGGTCATCTCGATGAGGCCGAGCTCCGAGATCCGGTTGAACGTGGTCTTCGCCTTGTCCCGCGAAAGGAGCTCCTCCAGGCGCTTGCGCACCTTCTCGCGGTTGCCCGCCCGCTCCATGTCGATGAGGTCGAGGATGATGAGGCCGCCGATGTTGCGGAAGCGGAGCTGGTAGGCGATCTCCTCGACCGCCTCGAGGTTCGTCGTGAGGATCGTCTCCTCGAGATCCCTCGATCCTTTGCCCACAAACTTTCCGGTGTTCACGTCGATCGCCGTGAGCGCCTCGGCCTGGTCGATGATCAGGTGGCCGCCCGAGGTCAGCGGGACCTTGCGCGACAAGGCGCGCTGGATCTCGTCCTCGATGCCGTACGCGTCGAAGATCGGCTCCTCGCCCTCGTAGAGCTCCACGGCGTCCACGCGCTCCGGCATGAACATCTCCATGAAGCGCTTCAGCCGCACGTACTCCTCGCGGCTGTCGATCACGATCTTCTCGATGTCGTCCGTGAACAGATCCCGCGCCGTCTTCAGCACGAGATCGAGCTCCGTGTAGAGGCAGGCCGGGCCGCGCACCACGCTCTCGCGCTTCTTCACGACCTCGCCCCAGAGCCGGACGAGGTAGCCCACGTCGCTCTTGAGCTGCTTCTTCGTCAGGCCCTCGGCCACCGTGCGCACGATGAGCCCGCCCTGCGGCGGCTTCATCGACTCGATCGCCTCGCGCAGCCGCGAGCGCTCCTTCTCCGAGCCGATGCGCTTCGAGATGCCCACGTGATCGACCGTCGGCAGGTACACGACGTACCGGCCCGGCAAGGACACGTGGCTCGTCACGCGCGCGCCCTTCGTCCCGATCGGCTCCTTCGAGACCTGCACGAGGACCTCCTGGCCCTCGCGGATCACCTCGCGGATCGGCGTCGTCTTCGAGACGCGCATCGGCTCGTGATGACCACCCGCGCGCTTCGTCGTCGCCCGCTCGCCTCCGCGATCACGACCGCCGCGGCCGCCGCCATCCCGGCCGCGACCCTTCTCGCTGCGGTCCCGGCTGCGCCCTTCCTTCGGCGCCCTCGCCTCGCGCGCGGCCTCCTTGGGCGCTTCCTTCACCGGCGCCGCCGCCACGGCCGCCGTCACGGCTGCGGTTGCACGATCGCGGGTTCGTCCGGACCGACGCACGCGACCACGCTGCCCACGCCCGCGCCGCGAACGACCCCCACGCGGCTCCGTCGGCGAGACCTCGACGGCCTCGCCGCCCTCGGCCTTCACCTCGGCCGCCGGCGCCTCCGCGCCCTCGTCGGCCGCGAGAGCTTCCTCTTGCTCACCTTCGTCCGCGGACTCCGCTTCGTCCTCGGACTCCGCTTCGTCCTCGGCGCGCACCTCGTCCGAAGCGACCTCGCCGACCTCGAACGCAGGCTCGGCGGTGGCGTCTTCTTCCGCGACGGGCTCCTCCGAGCTGGGTTCGTCCGAGGCCGGCTCCTCGGCGCTCTGGGCCTCGGCGGACGGCTCTTCCTCGCCCTCTTCGTAGACCTCTTCGGCGCTCGGCGCGGCCATCACGTCGAGCGCGGTCGGCAACGAGATCGAGACGTCGCGCTCGTTGCGCACGGCCTCTTCGGCGATGTGCGCGGTGATCTCGGGCGGAGCCACGAGCGCCGGGCGCTCTTCTTCTTCGTGCGCCGAGCTGTGTGTGTGCCGACCCGCGAGATACGCGTCGAAATCGTCCGGACGGATCAGATCCTCGACGTGCAGGAAGGCCGCGCGTTCGAGGCCGATGTCGATGAACGCGGCCTGCATGCCCGGGAGAACGCGGCTGACCCTGCCGAGATAGATGTTCCCGAGGGTCCCCTTCTGCGCATCTCGCTCGATGTGCAGCTCGGCGATGATCCCGTTTTCGATGAGGGCGACTCGCGTCTCGCGGATGTCGACGTTGATGACGAGGAGATTCTTACCCATGCCCACTGGAGCGCCCTTCTTACCGCGCCGCGAGCGAAGGGTTACCACGACAAGCCCGGGCCATGAAGCCGATTGGCTCGCCTTTCGTTCAGGGATCGTCCTTCCCGACGGACCCCCGCTCCGCCGCTGCCCCCATCGGCTCGACCGAGCGCCGCCGGGGCGAGGCCGGCGCGCCTGACCGGCCTCGCGGGCCGAAGTGAGGAAGTACCGGAAAAGATGGAGGTTTCCGCCGATCTAGGGGCAGATGCTGGCGCTCGCCTCGCACGAGGCCTTGCAGGTGTCGCAGACGATGCAGGTCACGAGGGTGTTGTACCGCTCGGCGCCGAGGGGGTTCGCCGTGGCGCACGTGTTCTGGCAGCCGACGTCGTTCTTGCAGGCGGCCATGCACATGTTGAATTCGACACAGGTTTTGTCGTTGAAGCAGCCCTCGTAGGCCTCGAGGCACGGGCCCTTCACGGCGCAGTCCGTGCAGCCGCGGCTGTAATCGCCGCACGAGCCGAGCTCGTCGCAGACCTCGGGGGGCTCGATGGGGCCGGCGTCGGCCTCGTCGCCGCCACCTCCGCCGCCGCTGCCGGTGTTCCCCGAGGTCCCCAGGCCCCCGGCGCCCTGGTCTCCTCCGGAAAACCGCCCCGCTTCGTCAGCCTGCGAGCAGGCCAGGAGAAACACGAGCGCCGCCCCGAAGATGCCGTTCCGTTGCGCCATGAGTGCAACGGATCAGCGTACTTCGGGGCGGCTACACGCGAAAGGGGCACACCGCCCTACATCGGACAGACTATGTCACGGCGGGCACATGGCCGCCTGCTGCGCGCAGTCGTTGGGGCACGTGTCGCAGACGACACAATTCACGAAGGTGCCGTACGCCGCGCACTCGGGCTGGTTCGCCATGCAGCAGGTCTGGAAGCACATCTGCTGCTCGGCCGCGGGCAGCATCGTGCAGGGCGTGATGCACTGGTAGAAGGTCTGCCAGTTCGTGGTCATCTGGAACGCCCCGGCCTCGTCCTGGCAAGGACCACCGGCCGTCTGGGCACACTGCTGGCAGCCCTGGCAGTTGCCGGTGTCGTCGCAGGTCGAGCCGCCACCGCCGGCGCCGCCCATGCCTCCCGCGCCGCCCATGCCCATGCCGCCGGTGCCCGAGGCCGACGACGTGGTCTTGCCGCCTCCGCTGGCGCCGTTACCGCCCCAGTCGTCACCACCCTCGCCGCCGCTACCACCGCTACCGCTGCTGCCGCCGCTGCTACACGCCACGAGCGCCCCGAGCGACACGACCAACGCCGCGAACGTCCACTTCATCATCGGAAACCTCCAAGGACAAACGCGTCCGTACACGCGCCCCAGCGACAAGGCAACGAGATCGCGAAGCGAGCTCACTCCAGGGGGTGAATCGGCCGGGCTTTGCCCGGACGAGAGGGGGATGCGAGGCATCCCCCTCGGGACTAGAGCGGAATGTTGCCGTGTTTCTTGGGCGGGTTTTTGTCGCGCTTGTCACGAAGCAGCTCGAGCGCGCGATCGAGGCGGATGCGGAGCGTCCTCGGGTGGATCACCTCGTCGATGAAGCCGAGCTCCGCGGCCTTGTAGGGGTTCGCGAACTTCGCCTTGTACTCCTCGACGAAGCGCGCCCGCGCCGCCGCGGGATCCGCGGCCGACTGGATCTCCTTGCGGTAGACGATGTTCACCGCGCCGTCCGGCCCCATGACCGCGATCTCGGCCGTCGGGAAGGCGAGGTTGTAGTCCGCGCGGATGTGCTTCGAGGCCATCACGTCGTACGCGCCGCCGTAGGCCTTGCGCGTGATCACCGTGATCTTCGGGACCGTCGCCTCGGCGAACGCGTAGAGCAGCTTCGCCCCGTGCGTGATGATGCCGCCGTACTCCTGATCGGTGCCCGGCAAGAAGCCCGGCACGTCGACGAACGTGACGAGCGGGATGTTGAAGCAGTCGCAGAACCGCACGAAGCGCGCGCCCTTGATGCTCGCGCGGATGTCGAGGCAACCGGCGAGCACGTTCGGCTGGTTCGCCACGACGCCCACCGTCCGCCCGCCGACGCGCGCGAAGCCGCACACGATGTTCTGCGCGTACCGCTCGTGCACCTCGAAGAGGTAGCCGTCGTCGACGACCGCGCGGACGACGCTCTTGATGTCGTACGGCTTCGAAGATTCGGTCGGCACCATCGTGTCGAGCTCGGGCACCTCGCGGTCCGTCGGATCGGTCGAGGGCCTGCGCGGCGGATCCTCGGTGTTGTTCGAGGGCAGGAAGGAGACGAGCTCCCGCACGCGCGCGAGCGCCGCGCGATCGTCGGGCGCCGTCAGGTGGCAGACGCCGCTCTTCACCGCGTGCGCCGAGGCGCCGCCGAGGTCCTCCTTGGTCACGTCCTCGTTGGTCACCGTCTTGATGACCTCGGGGCCCGTGATGAACATGTAGCTCGTCCCCTCGACCATCAGGACGAAGTCCGTGATCGCCGGCGAGTACACCGCGCCGCCCGCGCACGGGCCCATGATGGCGCTGATCTGCGGCACGACGCCGCTCGCCAGGGTGTTGCGCAAGAAGATGTCCGCGTAACCCGCGAGCGACTCGACGCCCTCCTGGATACGCGCCCCGCCGGAGTCGTTGAGGCCGATCACCGGCGCGCCGATCTTCATCGCGAGGTCCATCACCTTGCAGATCTTCTGCGCGTACGCCCCGGAGAGCGAGCCGCCGATCACCGTGAAGTCCTGCGCGAAGACGCAGACCTTGCGGCCGTCGACGAGGCCCCAGCCGGTGACCACGCCGTCGCCGAGGACCTTCGTCTTCTCCATGTCGAAGTCGTTGCAACGGTGCACGACGAAGCGGTCGAGCTCGACGAACGATCCAGGGTCGAGCAAAAGCTCGACGCGCTCGCGCGCCGTGAGCTTGCCAGCCTCGTGTTGCTTGGCGATACGCGCCGCGCCGCCCCCCTCGAGGGCGCGGCGGTTCATGTCGTCGAGTCGTTCGATCGCGTCTTTCGCGCGGGAGCTCTGTTGTTCGGACATCGCGACCTCGCCCCTACCATGGGCGCGCGCGCGCCGCCTCCCCCGGCACGAGAGCGGCCGAACGGGCGTTGCGCCGCGCGCGTCGCCAAGTACGATTTCCCTGCCGAGCGAGCCCGCGCCTGCGTGGTGACGGATGTGCGACGGATGAGAAGAGGGGGGCCGCGCCCGCTCCGGCAACGAGCTCATGAAGCCTGCCCCGACCTGCGAGGCTCTAGCGTCGGCACAGCCGATCGCCAGAGGCGAAGCGCCCTCGTTCGAGGAGACGGAGGGCCACGCGCCCACGCTCCCTGACGGAGGAGATCGGTACCGCATCGTCGAGCGCCTCGGCATCGGCGGCACGGGCGTGGTCTACGCCGCCGAGGACCGCGCAGCGAGCCGCCTCGTCGCCCTCAAGACGCGGAAGCTCGACGGCGACGATCCGGACGACAGCGCCGGCTTGTTCCTCCACGAGGCCCGCGTCGCCGCGCAGCTCGAGCACCCGAACATCGTCCCCGTCTACGACGTCGGCCGCCTGCCCGACGGGCGGCCCTACTACACGATGCGCATCGTCAAGCAGCAGAGCCTGCACGACGTGCTCGCGTTGCCCGAGCTGCGCCCGAAATGGCCGCTCGCGCGCCTCGCCTCCGCGTTCGTCCAGATCTCGCGCGCCCTCGCCTACGCCCACCGCCGCGGCGTCGTGCATCGCGACATCAAGCCCGAGAACATCCTGCTCGGCGACGAGGGCGAGGTCTACCTGAGCGACTGGGGCAACGCGCGCATGCTCACGGGCATCGAGCCCACCTCGCCGCTCTCGCTGCCCGACGACGATCCCTTCTTCATCCGCGGCGAGGGCGGCTACCCGAGCGGTTTGTCCGGGACCCCGGGCTACATCGCCCCCGAGCAGATCCGCGGCGAGCGCGCGGGCATCGATCACCGCACCGACATCTTCGCGCTCGGCGTGGTGCTCTACGAGATGCTCACGGGCGAGCACCCCTTCGACGCGCCCACCGTGCTCGGCGTGATCCTCGCGACGCAGACGCGTGATCCGAAGCCGCCTCGCGCCATCAGCCCGAGCTGCCCGCTGCTGCTCGAAGACCTCTGCCTCGCCATGCTCTCGAAGGATCCGGCGAAGCGGCCCGCGTGCGCCGAGCGCGTCGCCGGCGGCGCCGAGGCCTTCCTCGAAGGCGCGAGGGAGCGAGATCGCCGGAGGGCCGAAGCGCGCTCTCTCTGCGAGCTCGCGCGCGAGCCGGCGCAACGCGACAAGGCCCTGCGCCTCGAGCGCGCGGGGCTCGACGTCGAGGCGAGGCGCCTGCTCGCGGACGTGAAGAGCTACGATCCCATCGATCGCAAGCGCCCCGCGTGGGCCGTCGAGGATCGCGCCGCCGCCGTCGAGCGCGAGCAGGCGCGCGCCATGGCCGAGGCGATCGACCTCTACACGAAGGCGCTCGCCTACGATCCCGACCTCGAAGAGGCGCGCTCCGGCCTCGCCGATCTCTACTGGGCCCGCGCCCAGGCCGCCGACGCCGAGCGACGCCACGCGAGCCGCATCTACTACGAGGCCCTCGTCTCCGAGTTCGACGTCGGCAGCTACGCCGCGCTCCTGCGCGCAGACGCCTGCCTCGCCATCGAGACGAACCCGCCCGGCGCGCGCGTGCTCGCGTATCGTTACGTCGAGAAGGATCGTGTCCTCGTCCCGAGCGAAGAGCGCTACCTCGGCCGCACCCCCGTCGCCGAGGTCCGCCTCTCGCCGGGCAGCTACCTCCTCGTCCTGCGTCGCCCGGGCTTTCGCGACGTCCGTTACCCCGTCCTGCTCCGCCGCGGCGAACGCCACGAGGCCGCCGTCAACCTCTACACCGAGGAGGAGATCGGCGAGGGCTTCGTCTACGTCCCCGGCGGCTCGTTCATCGCGGGCGGCGACGACGACGCGCCCGACTCGCTCGCGCGCACGGAGCCCGTCGTCGCCGACTTCGCCATCTCGCGTTTCCCCGTCACCTTCCGGCAGTACTGCGACTTCCTCGACCGCATCGAGGATCGCTCGCACGCCCTCGCGCTCATGCGCGCCCCGCGCGACTTCCGCGGCACCGAGGGCTACGTCGTGCGCCGCGGCGAACACGGCCAGTGGGAGCCGATCCCCGGCCTCATCGAGGGCGAGGCGCGCAAGGCCTTCCCGCACGAAGCGGGGCACCTCATGGACGTCCCCGTCCTGCTCGTCGACTGGTTCGACGCCGCTGCCTATTGCGCCTTCCACAGCGAGCGCGAGGGCTTCGAGATCCGGCTGCCCACGGAGCTCGAGTGGGAGAAGGCCGCGCGTGGCACCGACGGCCGCATCCATCCCTGGGGGGATCCTTTCGACCCCACCTTCTGCCTCATGCGCGCCTCGCGCCCCTACCTCCCGCAGCCCGAGCCCGTCGGCACCTTCCCGCTCGACGCGTCTCCGTACGGCGTGCGCGACATGGCCGGCGGCGTACGCGAGTGGGTCGGCGACGTGCACGGCGAGCGCACGTGGTCCGAGACGAGCGCCGAGCCCGAGCCCATCCCCGGCGCCGTGCGCGACGCCTCCGAGTGGCGCGTCATCCGCTCGGGCGGCTGGTCCACCACGCACGAGTACATCCGCAGCGCCGCGCGCACCCGCTTCTTCGCCCTCACCCGCGCGACGCACCTCGGCTTCCGCGTCGCGCACGACCTGCCGCGCAGGCGCTGAGGTTTTTCCTTCCGAACCCTACTTCGATCCCGCGTCGCCCGCGCCGCCGTCTGCGGCCTCTTGCCCGGGCAACGTCCACGGGTCCGCGCCTTTGCCCTCGTACGGCTTGACCCCCTCGGGCAGCTTCACCTTCCCGAGCGCCGCGTCGTCGATCTCCACGGGGAACTTCTTCCGCAGGTCGGCCTCGAGCGCCTTCTCGCGCTCCTGTATCTTCTGCTGCAGGAGCTTCACGCGGATCGACCGATCGGCCTCCTGGAGCGTCCTGCTGTGCGCCGCCGTGATCCCGTTCATCCGCACCACGTAGAACCGGCCCTCGGCCTCCACGATCTCGTCGAGCACTGAGCCCACGCTCGGGATCTTGAAGACCGCCGCGCGGATCGGCTCGGGGATCTTCGGGTTCTTGCCGCGCGGATCGTCCGGCGCGCCCACCACGCCGAGATCACCGGCGAGGTCGAGCGACGTGTTCGGATCCTTCACCTTCGGCGCCGTCATCGAGTGCTTCTGGAAGAGCTCGCCCCACTCGGCTGCTGTCTTGATCTTCGTCGCGTCCTCGAGCACGCGCGCCGCCGTCTTCCGATCCGACAGCACGATCGCCGCCACGCGACGCCGCTCCGGCTCGCGGAACTGCTCCACGTGCGCCTCGTAGTACGCGCGCACCTCGGCCGGCGGGATCTCGCCCGGCGCGGGCAGGCCTTTGCGTGCGTCGGCGAGGATCGCGTCGCGCAGGATCTGCCGGATCGCCTCCTCCGTCTCCGGCTGCTTGTCGAGCCCGCGGCGCTTGGCTTCGGCGGCGAGCAGCTCGACGTCGATGATCTCGTCGAGCAGCTCTTTTCGACGCTCCTTCGTCTGGTAGCGGAGCCTGTCGAACTGATCCATCCGCTCGAGCGTCGCGGCGAAATCGCCGAGCGTGATCACGCGGTCGCCGACCTTCGCCAGCGTACGCGTGGCTTGCTCGGGCGACAGACCTGCCGCGGGCGCCGCTGCGTCGGCAGCGGGGGGCGCCACGGCCTTGTCGTTGCAGCCCGCGGAGAGCGCGACGATTGCCGCGACGAACAGGGACGAGAGCGCGCGCCGGACCAGCATCGAGCGGCCGGTCTAGCACTTCTTCGGCGCGTCCGGGGGTTGGTTTTGCGAGGTTTTCGCGCCGCATGCCCCCACTTCTCCGGCCTTTTCCGGCCCACGGCGTGGAGCCGTCGAGCCCCTCCGGTCGGGCTCGCGGAACGACGCGTTGCGGACGAGGCGAACCGGGACTACGAGACCCGCGTGACCCGCGACGCGACCCGCCAAGACCGCGACGACTCGACCCTCCCTCCTCCGCCGAGCCCGGCTCCTGGCCTCAAGTATCGCCGCATCGTCCTCAAGATCAGCGGCGAGGCCCTGTGCGGCGAGGGCAACTTCGGCATCCACCCCGACACGCTCCAGCGCGTCGCGGCCGAGATCGCGGAGCTGTCGAGCCTCGGCGTGCAGATCGGCATCGTCGTCGGCGGCGGCAACATCTTCCGCGGCTTGAAGGGCGCGAGCCAGGGCATGGATCGCTCCCAGAGCGACTACATGGGCATGCTCGCCACGGTCATCAACTCGCTCGCGCTCCAGGACGCGCTCGAGAAACACGGCGTCCCCACGCGCGTGATGACGGCGATCGAGATCCGCCAGGTCGCCGAGCCCTACATCCGGCGCCGCGCGATGCGCCACCTGGAGAAGGGCAGCGTCGTCATCTTCGCGGCTGGCACGGGCAACCCGTTTTTCTCGACGGACACCGCCGCGGCGCTCCGGGCCATGGAGATCCAGGCGCAGGCCCTCTTCAAGGCCACCAAGGTCGAGGGCATCTACGACCGCGATCCGGCGTCCCACGCGAACGCGCAGATGTTCACGAAGCTCTCGTACGACCGCTTCCTCGTCGATCGCATCGGCGTGATGGACTCGACCGCCGTCACCCTCTGCCGCGAGAACAAGCTCCCGATTCGCGTCTTCAAGTTGACGACCCGCGGGAACATCCTGCGCGTCTGCAAAGGCGAGAACATCGGCACCGTCGTCGAGGCGTGATCCGCGCGTCCTCGACGAAACCGAGATCAGGAACGCAAGTTGCGCCGCTCCGCGAGGACGGCTAACCTCCCGGACCCCACCTATGGCACGTGTCACCGTCGAAGATTGCCTCGAGCGTGAAGAGAACCGCTTCGCCCTCGTCGTCCTGGCCTCGAACCGCACCCGGCAGCTCATGAAGGGCGCCGAGCCGCTGCTGAAGACGAGGAACAAACCTGCCGTGACGAGCTTGCGCGAGATCGCGGCGGGCAAGGTGCACTTCCACCGGAACTCCTCGGAAGTCGTGTACGAGTGGCTCCGCCACCAGCACGCCCTCGACCGCTGAGAAACACGCCGGGCAGCCCCGGACATGTCCTCTCCCCGAACGAAGAGCGCGCGCCCGCGTGCTCGGCGGGATCTCGAGCTCGAGGCAGGCACCTCGGCTCATTACGAAGACCCTGCCTACTACACGAAGACCTACCGCGCGCGGCTCGACGACGTTCGTTTTTACGCGGACTACGCGGCCGAGCGAGGCGGACCCGTCCTCGAGTACGGCTGCGGCAACGGCCGCATCACGCTCCCGATCGCGCGGCTCGGCGTCGACGTCACGGGCGTCGACCTCTCGGCCGAGATGCTCTCCGATTTGCGCGAGCGTCTGCGCGCCGAGCCCGAGGACGTCCGGGCTCGCGTCACCGTGAAGCGCGGCGACATGCGCAGAGCCCGCCTCGGCCGGCGCTTCCCGCTCGTCTTTTGCCCGTTCAACGCCTTCTTGCACCTCTACACGCGGGAGGACGTCGAGCGCTTCCTCGCGCGCGTCCGTGAGCACCTCGCGCCGCGGGGCGAGTTCGTCTTCGACGTCTCGATCCCCCAGCCCGAGGAGCTCGCGCGGGATCCGGCGCGCGCTTATGCGGCGCCGCGCTTCAACTACCCGACGCTCGACGGCAAGGGCATGCCTGTTCGGTACACCGAGCGCTTCGACTACGACCCGATCCGCCAGGTCCTCTTCGTCGCGA contains the following coding sequences:
- a CDS encoding Rne/Rng family ribonuclease translates to MGKNLLVINVDIRETRVALIENGIIAELHIERDAQKGTLGNIYLGRVSRVLPGMQAAFIDIGLERAAFLHVEDLIRPDDFDAYLAGRHTHSSAHEEEERPALVAPPEITAHIAEEAVRNERDVSISLPTALDVMAAPSAEEVYEEGEEEPSAEAQSAEEPASDEPSSEEPVAEEDATAEPAFEVGEVASDEVRAEDEAESEDEAESADEGEQEEALAADEGAEAPAAEVKAEGGEAVEVSPTEPRGGRSRRGRGQRGRVRRSGRTRDRATAAVTAAVAAAPVKEAPKEAAREARAPKEGRSRDRSEKGRGRDGGGRGGRDRGGERATTKRAGGHHEPMRVSKTTPIREVIREGQEVLVQVSKEPIGTKGARVTSHVSLPGRYVVYLPTVDHVGISKRIGSEKERSRLREAIESMKPPQGGLIVRTVAEGLTKKQLKSDVGYLVRLWGEVVKKRESVVRGPACLYTELDLVLKTARDLFTDDIEKIVIDSREEYVRLKRFMEMFMPERVDAVELYEGEEPIFDAYGIEDEIQRALSRKVPLTSGGHLIIDQAEALTAIDVNTGKFVGKGSRDLEETILTTNLEAVEEIAYQLRFRNIGGLIILDLIDMERAGNREKVRKRLEELLSRDKAKTTFNRISELGLIEMTRKRTRESLGRIMLEPCFYCDGTGQLQSKQSIAYEILRQIRRERMNLPGYVVIVNAHPAIVDLLKNDERVAVQEAERLFTRRIELVPRKEYHLEQFDLLGR
- a CDS encoding PilZ domain-containing protein, which produces MNESDRPPVEHASRKDERVTINKEFESYDSFINEYVSNISRTGVFVRSKTPLEVGTQVNLRFTVIMDDIETIEGVGEVVRVHDDPPGMGVVFTELSEESKRIVDRLLAAQANKE
- the ribE gene encoding 6,7-dimethyl-8-ribityllumazine synthase is translated as MSTNGERGTPRTVEGHLVVPAGAKFALVVSRFNHFIVDRLVEGALDAITRHGGSNGDVTIVRVPGAWEIPVVVRRLAEKSRVSAIVALGAVIRGSTPHFEYVASEVTKGIAQVSLQTGVPVTFGVLTTDTIEQAVERAGTKAGNKGWEAAVSAIEMVSLASALDGAGL
- the ribB gene encoding 3,4-dihydroxy-2-butanone-4-phosphate synthase; its protein translation is MPHRLTIDSAVLSRVNRALDEIRNGRMVILVDDEDRENEGDLCMAAERVTPEAINFMAKHGRGLICLTLEEEQVDRLELPMMSAPGRGGPPLGTAFTVSIEARTGVTTGISAADRARTIQVAIQPDARPSDLVTPGHVFPLRARRGGVLVRTGQTEGSVDIARLAGQRAAGVICEIMNDDGTMARMPDLEKFAAQHELVILSVADLIQYRLQKERLVRRVSERQMRLDLTGTTWTAAVYEIIGEARQFLALVKGTVDGSKPVLCRVHAGALVADLFSSTPFEGGSNLREAISLIEKAGEGVVLYIPPRLDLAAELDTKGRAASPDARAPQQALREFGLGAQVLADLGCQKLRLLTNSQTKIAGLDGFGLEVVERVPLVSMQGEA
- a CDS encoding riboflavin synthase translates to MFTGLVETIGILRQRAGSPVARAFIECSLGPLELGESISVNGACLTVDRIRPSGFECDMSSETLARTTLGALSVGARVHLERAMKLGGRMGGHMVLGHVDGIGRVSERAPSGDATRVVVEAEGGLAPYLADKGSVAIDGVSLTINRVTDQGQGRSSRVLFEVMLVPHTLGRTNLGDLRPGQAVNLEVDVLARYVARQLSIASGARATPSSEEAPGWGGEARENDEHHHDESRDSRLLAKLRSGGFV